The Ignavibacteria bacterium genomic interval GCGAAAAAAGTTTTCCTTCGCATCACATCCTTGATGAAGTTAGCGGAAAAAAGTTTGTTGTTCTCACACGAATTGACGGTCACGCAATCTGGGTGAATAACAATGTTTTGGAATTATCGGGAATTTCTAAATCTACGGTAATTCCCGAAGGAGGAAATATTGTGAAAGATGAAAACGGAAATCCAACAGGAGTTTTTATTGACAACGCAATAAATTTGGTTGAAAAAATTATTCCGGAAAAATCTGATGATGAAATTCAAAACACAATATTACTCGCTGTCAATGAATGTGTAAAACTTGGACTTACGGAAGTTCACGATATGGGTGTGGATTTAAAAGTATTGAAAGCGTACGAATCACTTATAAAAAACGATGCATTGCCGTTGCGGATTTATGCTGCAATTTCTCATCCTCAAGATTCACTGAACAACGAGCAAAAAGAGATGTGGGATTCTTTTTTCTATTATGGTCCGCTCATCAATTATCACGATAGATTAACAGTTCGTGCGATTAAGATATATGCCGATGGAGCATTAGGTTCACGCGGAGCAGCACTGATTGAATCATATTCCGATGATAAAACGAATCGTGGATTAACAATGCTGAGTGAAAAAAATATCGAGGAGATTTGTTCAACGGCGTTGCAAAAAGGATTTCAAGTTTGCACACACGCTATTGGCGATAGAGGAAATCATATCGTATTGAACGCGTATGAAAATGTTTTGAAAAATTACAAAGGAAATCCTCCACGCTTTCGAATTGAACATGCGCAAGTTCTTGAGCCGAGCGATATTCCACGTTTCAGAAAATTGAAAGTAATTCCAAGTATGCAGCCAACGCACGCAACATCTGATATGTATTGGGCGGAAGAGCGATTGGGAAGCGAGCGCGTGAAATTTGCGTATGCGTGGCGCTCGATTTTGAATACGAAAATGCTCATTGCCGGCGGTTCTGATTTTCCCGTTGAAAGTCCGAATCCGATTTTAGGATTTT includes:
- a CDS encoding amidohydrolase — protein: MFWKKNIKRKILLRFLVYFSPKKNRTFFSIQQMKPRYLSILFVVIGIMAYYYFLMNVQQHASIVFINGNVYTCNDKQPTAEAIAISGNNIIGVGTNEYILKHYRTNDTLDLQGKTIVPGLIDAHAHILGLGNALQILNLVGTTSAEQVADIVQKKISETESDWIFGRGWDQNDWSEKSFPSHHILDEVSGKKFVVLTRIDGHAIWVNNNVLELSGISKSTVIPEGGNIVKDENGNPTGVFIDNAINLVEKIIPEKSDDEIQNTILLAVNECVKLGLTEVHDMGVDLKVLKAYESLIKNDALPLRIYAAISHPQDSLNNEQKEMWDSFFYYGPLINYHDRLTVRAIKIYADGALGSRGAALIESYSDDKTNRGLTMLSEKNIEEICSTALQKGFQVCTHAIGDRGNHIVLNAYENVLKNYKGNPPRFRIEHAQVLEPSDIPRFRKLKVIPSMQPTHATSDMYWAEERLGSERVKFAYAWRSILNTKMLIAGGSDFPVESPNPILGFFAACTRAAQNNYPENGWYGSQKMTRDEALKAFTFWAADAAFEEDWKGTIEGGKVADFTILSKDIMRVPQKEILDAEVEMTIVGGKVVYRKNSITQTN